Sequence from the Lentilitoribacter sp. Alg239-R112 genome:
ACATACCGGACTCAAACACCGGTAATAACGAGGTGGCATCATGCCGTCTTGTCACTTCCCTATTGGACAAGAACCGTTATTACTTGAGTGCATTAAAACAACATATGGTTACCAAAGATTTAAATATGAAATAATACCCACAAAACAAAAAGGTCGCGCAATATGCGCGACCCGAATTGGTAAGCACTTCGACATAAATTATTCTGTATTTTCAAATACTTATCTGAATAGCGACATCACATTCTGAGTACTTGAATTTGCAATCGATAATGCTTGTATACCAAGTTGCTGCTGGGTCTGAAGCGCTTTTAGTCGTGTAGACTCTTCATTCATATCTGCATCCACTAGACGCCCAATTCCTTTATCAATTGAATTCATCAAATTACCGACGAAGTCTTCCTGCATCTCAATACGCTTGTTAACCGAACCGAAATCCGCTGCAATATCGGTCATTGATGAGAAAATATTATCGACAACTCGGATCATCTCATCAACTTGTGCGTCAGTTGTTGCTGCAGATAATTCAATCAAAGCGCCAGTTGCAGCTGTACCACCGCTATCGATTAAGCGGTAAAGTGCCGCTGTACCGGTGGTGGTTGATTGAAGTAAGTCCGCATCGATATCTTTTGTAAACAAACCTTGTGCATCATCAACCGTATTGATCAAAGTCGCGGAAGAAACATCGACCGTCAACGTTGTTAACGTTACATTACCACCTGTATCACGGTTGAAACCGGCAACAATATTTTTATTAGCGGCTGCGCCTGCTGTTGTACTCTTCAACCAGTTTTCACCGGAGAAAGATGCACTATCCGTAATACTAACAAGCTGGTTTTTAAGCTCTGTCATTTCATTATTGATTTTTGTCTTATCAACGCCAGGCTCGCTAGCGGCAACTAGTTTTGCCTTGATTTCTGAAACAACATCAATGGCTGCATTAACACCTGTATATGCAGTGTCAACTTTTGCAGCGCCAAGGCCCAAAGCATCTTGGACAGTTGAAAGTGCCTTATTATCTGAACGCATTGTCGTTGCGATCGACCAATAAGCAGCGTTATCACCTGCTTCTTCCACGCGATAACCAGAAGAAATACGCCCCTGTGTAGATTCTAGGTCACTGTTGATAGATTTCAAAGTTTGAAGTGCAGCTGAAGCTGCTGAATTTGTCATAATACTTGTCATGAGATTGTCCCTTATATTACTCATTACTCAAAAGAGGGACATACCGGATTTGATACCGGTGAAAGTTGGAATGGCATCATGCCGCTTGATCAATTTACAGTCGTTGAGATCAAGCCCGACTTGCACGATCAAAATGACTCGATTCATTTACAGAACTGCTAATTACATTGGTTAAGAAAATCTAAATTGGCAGAAGTGTGATTCTAAGTTAACAAGATGACTCCAACCGTAACGGATCCGAATCTTCTCGTTATTTTTCCGAATGTTGTGATTTCGTAAGCGTGGTGATTCTTGCTAATTTATATAAAAGAGCGCACTAAACTGCCAACCAACAGGTTCCATCCGTCAATTAATACAAAGAACAATATCTTAAACGGAAGGGAAATTGCTGTTGGTGGGAGCATCATCATACCCATAGCCATCGTGATTGTTGCAACGACAAGATCGATCACCAGAAATGGTAATACAACAAGAAAACCAATTTCAAAACCACGCCTGATCTCAGATATCATAAATGCTGGCACAAGAACACGCATGTCAATTTTCTCGTCAGTCTCTGTTTGTTGACCTTGTTCAATTGCCAGATCGACAAATAGTGCGATATCTTTTGGCCGGGTATTTGCGAGCATAAAGTCCCGAAACGGCTCAGCAATCCGCTTGATAGCTTCTTCCTCATCGATCTGATCTTCAAGCAATGGGCTAACACCCGTCTCCCACGCTTTATCAAAAGTTGGCGCCATCACATAAAATGTCATGAACAGTGCCAAGGAGACCAAAATCATATTGGCTGGAGCCGATTGTAGACCGATACCCGTGCGCAATATAGAAAATGCGATTATGAATCTGGGGAAGCTTGTCACCATGACCAAAATGCCAGGCGCAAGGGATAATACCGTGAGCAGGCCAAACGTTCGAACAATCCAGCTCGCAACTGATCCTGTTAATGGCGTCTGAAAAAGTCCGCCGTCCGCTGTCTGAGCCAAAGCTGCTGTTGTGAAAACCATCATGGTCACAGCAACCCATAAAAATCGAATCATTCGATCACAAATGTCCTCACCAAAATATTTTCGACATTTCCTCTAGATCTTAAGACAGCACGCTCACGTAAATCTTCTCTGATATACCTAAATCCACGTGCACCCTGGATCTGTTGTAAAGAAAGTGTTCGCAAGTAACCTAGCATATCTTGATGAATGAGTTCGACCATTTCGATGTCCGGTTCACCTTTAACCACAAGAGATACCTCCAATCGCACCCAACTGTCCGATGGAAATGCCAGATTTGTGGTAATTGGTTGCAACCGAATGAGATTTGGACCTTCCTCGCCGGCGATTGGAATCTCTTCTTCCTCACCGCCTTGGTTTTTCTCAATATTATCTATGGCTGTAGCAGCAGCTTGCATTTCTAAAGATTGCGGCGCCAATAACCCACCCACGAACCAACCACCACCAGCGGCAATAACAGAAGCGATTAACACACCAACAATCGTAACGATGAGCGTCGACTTCTTACCATCGCCTTTACCGCTCTCCTCACCTTCATCTGGATCTATTAATTCTTCCATGAGGCTCTCGTTCTAAAATGGTGTTGTTACGTCAACAATTTGCTGACCAATTGGCGGTTGCTGCACTTCGGTGAGTCGACCACGTCCGCCATATGAAATTCTAGCCTCAGCAATCTTCTCATAAACAATCGTATTATCAGGTGCGATATCTTTCTGTCTTACAATGCCGGCAACATTTAGTATTCGAAGTTCAAAATTAACTCTAACTTCTTGCGACCCGCTGATAATGAGATTCCCGTTCTCCATAATACCGGTGACCACCGCAGCAACGCTAAAGTTCAACCTTTCTGAACGCTTTGTAGAACCATCGCCTGTTGTTTTCGCATTAGTTCCATAACTTAAATCCGAAGGACCTCCGGTGATTGAACCAAATGGTGTCTTAACGGAGCCAGCTGCATTGACACCACTTGAATTTTTCCGTGATCTCTCAGACTCATTGCTAAAAGACGCTTTATCGTTAATTGAAATATTAACCGTCAGAATATCGCCAACGGAAACAGCGCGCGTATCTTGAAATAAGGTACTCTTACTATCGCTCCACAAAGAAAATTTGTTGACGCGTTTCACTGGTTGTTTTGGATAATTCAGTACCTGAGATGTATCGCTATATTTCATACCTGCCCCCACAGGGGACAGCTCCGGAGCTTTACCCAATTCGCGATATTTCTGTGCGCCGCAGCCGCTCAGAAGGATTGCAAGTAAAGTTAAACCGAGAGCACTTCTCATGATTGCGTCTCATTATTATTCTGATCAACCGTACTTGCAATAATTGTAGCAAGTGTAGCCGCAACTTCCGCATCCATCTCATTGAATATCTGGCTCGATAGTCTAGGGCTTAGTTTCATAATGAGCGCAGCTGCAATGTTCTGATCAATGATCTCCAATTGTTTGGCGGCGGCATCTGGTTTCATTTTTTTAAAAATTTCGACTAAACCAGCTTCAGCCTTTTCCAGAAAGTCATTACGCTTTTTAAGCCATTGCTTATAGTCATCTCGTTGCACCTTAAGTGCGTCTATACGCTTATCGACCTGAGTTTGTAATTTGTGCAATTCTTCGCGTTGCAGAAGATAGCGCTTATCTTTCGCAGCATCAGCGATATTATCACAAAATTTCCGAATATCTTCATTGATGTTAATGTTATCATTACCGTCAATTTGAACAGATTGTGCCTGCGTCCCATTAATTTGGCTCAAGTTCGCAACGACCAATGCCAAGGCAATAGACTTGGGCGAGATCACATGTTTTAGCATATCCACTTTAAATCTCTTCATTATTGCAACACCAATTCTGCTTGCAGAGCGCCCGCTGATTTCATTCCCTGAAGAATGGCAATAATACCATCCGGTTTAACGCCAATCGTATTTAGTCCGGCAACCAATGTTCGCAGGTCTGGTCCGTCTAAAATGGCTACCTGACCGCCATCCACCCCCGCGGTGATGTCAGACAGCGGTTCGACCGCGGTTACACCGTCAGAAAATGGAAGAGGTTGCACAACGGTCGGTGTTTCTGTTACCTGCACCGTTAACGTTCCGTGGCTAACTGCAACACGTGATATCTTCACATTATGGCCAATCACGATCGTCCCTGTACGCTCATTAACAACGACTTTTGCCGGTGAGTCTGTTGAGACAATTAATCCCTCAAGCTCTGACATCAATCGTGCTAAGTCTTGGTTAGGAAGTTTTGTCACATGAATAGAACTCGAATCCCGCGCCGTTGCAATTCCTTGGCCGTATCGATTAAGAGCATACTTATTAATGGTATCGGCAATGCCGACCGCGGTTGAAAAGTCAGGATTTCTGAGCTGAAAAACCAGTTCATTCGTTGACTTGAATTTTGCAGGAATTTCCCGTTCGATAATTGCACCACCCGGTAAGCGACCCGTTGTTGTCACTCCTGATTGAAGCGTAGCCGCGTCAGCCTCGGCAGTAATTCCAGACACAATAACTGAACCTTGTGCCACCGCATAAATTTCACCATCAGCACCTGCAAGTGATGTCATCACCAAAGTACCACCACGCAAAGAAGACGCGTCGCCGAGTGAAGAAACGGTAACGTCAATTCTGGAGCCTAAGCTGGCAAACGGCGGGAGGGTAGCGGTTACAAGCACTGCAGCAATGTTTTGAGATCGCGTTTGTCCACCTTCTGTCGCAATTCCTAAATTTTGCAACATAGCCCGCAATGATTGCTCCGTGAAAGGAGAATTACGCAGGCTATCTCCGGTTCCCTGTAAACCAACAATGAGACCATAACCAAGTAGCTGATTATCTCGTGCAGATTGAAGCGAGGCGATATCCTTTAGGCGAACATTGGCACCCGCAAATGTCGATTGCATTGTAAATAGAGATAGGACCAAACATGTAAACAGGCGAAACAAAAACATCATTTTGGCATCGCCCTCAATGTACCATTCTGCATGATAATGCCAGAAATAATAATGCCTGAATCTAAATTCCGCGCTTTAATTACCTCGCCCAAACCACCATTCTGTAATGCAATACCCTGAGCGGATATAACCATCTTGTTGTTCGAAAATACAAGCGCAACTTTTTTACCACGCTCGATAAGATAGGCCTCTCGCAGTGCACTTACCGGAATTATTCGCCCGGGAAGAAGTGTCTTTTTCGTTACAAACCCGTCAACTTCGGATATAATTTTTGCATAACCAGGCCGAAGATTTGGATTAATAACATTGACTTCGCGAACCATTGCACGCGAGATTTTCTGACCTGGATATATGATAGATTCTGGAACAACAGCTGTTTGCTGAGCATAAACGGATGTGACAAGAACAAAGAAGCTTGCTGCAGTTAAACACCATTTTAAAAAATCATTTCTTATAGCTCTAAAGTCAAACATCATGTTTGCCTCCTTTCAGAAATTACCTAAGTGATTGTGTTACCGTGCTTGCCATCTCGTCTGCTGCTTTAATAACCTTAGAATTCATTTCATATGCCCGTTGCGCTGAAATCAGATCTGTAATCTCTTTCACTGGATCAACATTTGAGGTTTCTAAATAGCCTTGTTGGATATGGGCAAAGCCTTCATCGCCCGGTGTTCCCAATATGGGGTTACCCGAAGCTGCGGTCTGACGAAAAAGGTTCTCACCCAACGGTTCGAGGCCTGCTTCGTTGGTAAAGTTTGCAAGCGTTAACTGTCCGACCTCAGTCAATTCAACATTGGTTCCCTCGCGAGCAAAAACTTGCCCTGAACGCGAAATGATAACTTCGCTGGTATTATCAGGAAATGTAATGCCACCCTCGATCTCATATCCGTCTATGTTAACAAGAACCCCTTCTTCATTTGTGTTAAATGTACCGGCACGAGAGTATAAAGTTTCTCCGGACGGTGTTTCAATTTGAAACATGCCCCGTCCGATAAGCGCAAGATCGAATTTATTTGATGTTGCAGCTAAACTACCTTGAATGTGAAGATTTCTAACGGCGGCCAACTGCACACCCAACCCTACATGAGCCCCCTCTGGAACAATTGCCTGATTACCTGAATTTGGCACACCTTGTTTTCGTTCAACCTGATAAAGAAGGTCACTAAACTCAGCCCGAGATCTCTTAAAACCCGTCGTATTGATATTGGCGATGTTATTCGCAATAACCTCAAGGTTTATCTGCTGTGCATTCATACCCGTTGCAGCGATAGAAAGAGCCTTCATTACAATATCCTATATTTGCATTCTCGACACATCGAGATATGCGGTTACTATTTTATCTCTAATCGCGATCGCCGTTTGCAACGACCTTTCTGCCGTCATTAGAGCATCTACAACTTCACGTGTTCCAGCTTCACCGGTAACTGCGTCCAACGAAATTTTTTCAGCTTGCTTAATATTGCCAACTGTATTTGTCGCTAAACTTGTCATCATTTCACCAAAACCGGGGCCCGTTGGCCCTGCAACTGAACTGGCATTTGCGGCAGAGGCAATTGACGACAGAGATGCCGTCTTAACCGGATCAATATTTTTTCCTGCACTAATTGCTGACATTTGTTGGATGGTTAAATTCATCAGTTTGCTCGCAACAATTCGAGTGTCATGGAAACCAATTCACGTGTTTGCTGGATAGTTTGCAAATTCGCTTCATATGATCTGTTTGTTTCGCGCATATCAGCCAGCTCAATCAGTGGATTAATGTTTGGCATTTTCACCATACCCTCAGCATCAGCTGCCGGGTGGCTTGGATCGAAAGACCTGATAAAGCTAGAATTGTCCGTACCCAGCCGACTAATTTGTACCTTTGAAGAACCTGTCACGTTGTCTAGTACAGACATAAAGGAAACTGTTTTTCGGCGAAACGGATCTGCACCAGGTGTATCACCAGTTGATTGTGCGTTTGCAATATTCTCGGAAATAATGCGCAATCGGGTCTCTTGAGCAGCAAGGCCACTCGATGCAATTTTTGAAGATAAAGAGAGAGGGTCAACCATGATTATTTCCTCACCGCAGCAAGCATCATATTATTCATTTTCTTGACAATGCCAGCATTGATTTCATATTGCCGTTTGATCTCGCTACCCTTAGATAATTCATTGGGAAGGCTTACGGTATTGCCTGACGGATGCACACTTATGCCGTTAATCTCAGTACTTTGGGTCGACCCGCGCACATTAGCTTCGTTGATATGACCGGGGTGCGTTGCCGCCATTTTACTGCCGGCAGATTCCAACACTGCGTTAAAAGGTGCTACATCTTTAGCGACATAACCTGACGTATTAGCGTTAGCTATGTTGCCAGCTACGACGGTATGTCGAACCGATAACCACTGGGCTTGCTCAGAAGCCAGTTTAAAAAGCTGAATTGGTTGCATAAGATCATCCTATCAATTCCGTTTACAGAATATTAAAACAATCTTGCGCGGGACTGGTGATCTGCCCTTCGAAGCAACTAGTTTTCGAAAACGCCACCATCAGATGTGATCAACGCCCAACCATTATCTCGTTCTTCTAATGCAGCAAGTTTGCTATTGTCGGGCAAGACGGACCCAACCTGTACCATATAAATTCCAGATGAATCTTCAATAAGCGCTCGTCCATTGACAACATGCAGCAATCGATAGGTTGGCTTGGAAGGAAATGGCTGACCTTGAAGGTTGGGGCCGTTTTTATCTTCCTTTAAACTCGGCTCATCCGGAGTCTCCGGAATAGACGCAGTTGTAATATCATCTGGTGGCAATGGTACATTTTTGATACCCATATCGCGGCCAGGGATTGCTTGCGGAGAGACATTCACGGTTGCCCTACCCTGCCAGGTTCCCGGCAGAATGCGATCATCCCCATATGCCATTTCCTTGATAGAAAACTTTTCCTGATTTACAAATACATACCAAGGAAAAAATGCCGATGAAAGAGCAAGGGAAATGCCTGCTACCCCAAGCAAAAAGTCAACATTAAGACGTGCTTTCCTATTTTTCTTGTCTACTTGTTCTTCAACATCGGCAAGCAGGTCCTCTTCAAATTCATTTCCAAACTCATCTTCATAATCATCATAGAATTCAGACATTATCTCATTCCTGTGCCTTGCCCGATCGCAGGGCTACCTTCGGCCGGTTCATTTGCAAAAGCCGCCGCCTTCATTGCACTGGCCAGCTCTCCGAATGCGTCCTGGCATGAGGGGTCCGATGGAGTCTGCTTCAGATTTTCATAAACAATTGGCACCTGTACGACAGCCATATCCAAATCAGGATCTGTTCCCGGTCGATAGCCGCCTATTAATCTCAAATCCTGAGTTTCTTCATATTTATGGATTAGCGCCTTGATACGATTGGCGAGAACTTCTTCATCACTACTCCAAACCTTGCGTGCCAATCTGGAAATGGAAGCCATTGGGTCAACGGGTGGATAACGTCCAGCATCCGCGAGAGAACGATCAAGAACCAAATGACCGTCCAATATACCACGAGCGTTATCGGCGATGGGATCATTATGATTATCACCATCAATTAATATTGAAACGATTGCCGTTATGGCGCCTGCATCTTTCCCACCTGGCCCAGCCCTCTCCAGCAATTGCGGCATCGCGGTAAAAACCGATGCCGGATAACCGCGGGCTACAGGAGGCTCACCCGATGCAACACCAATTTCTCTTAAGGCATGTGCGTACCGTGTTAAACTATCAATGATCAGGAGAACATTCTCACCTCGGTCCCGAAAATATTCAGCTGTAGCCATCGCAGTCAAAGGGGCCATTTTCCGAAGACTTGGGCTTTCATCACTTGTTGCCACAACTACAACTGACTTTGCCAGATTATCGCCCATTGTCTCTTCAATGAACTCACGGACTTCGCGCCCGCGTTCTCCAACAAGGGCAATAACAGCGCGGTCAAAATCTGCTGTCTTGGCAAACATCGAAAGCATGGTGGATTTTCCAACACCTGATCCAGCGAAGATACCCAATCGCTGCCCCTGACAAATCGGCGTAAATATATCAACAACCTTTACCCCCGTTCGAATAGGCGTATTCACTCTATTTCTTTGCATCGAAGGAGGTGCAGCAGACGAAAGTGGAACTTTTTCTGACCCCATCTTTAGTGGCCCCAATCCGTCGATCGGTTCTGCCAGAGAGTTAATTGTACGTCCACACCATGCAACATCAGGCTGAATTTCAAATCCGCCTTTGCGAAAAACTTTATCGCCGATATGAGCTGGATTATCTGTTTTAAGGGGACAAATTACTACTTCTTCCGGCCCGACATGTACGACCTCGCCTGGATAGAGTTTGCCTGAGCGCTCCAAGTCTACAAAATCTCCGAGACCTAAATCACGCGAAAGACCTGCAACTGAATAAGAACCTTGTGAAACAGCAGTAACACGCCCACCGACACGTAAGAGGTTCGAAGCGTCGAATGCGCGGAGCGCATTATCAATCTCGGGCAAAGTCGGCGTTGTGGACATTACAAAAACTCAACTTCATAAGATTTGGTCTTACTCGAACTCATCTAGCGACCACCGCCAAGTGTGCGGATAGCCTCTTTAAATGTCTTGTCGGTATCCCGCATCATTGAAGTACTATTTTCAAAAGCCCGTGTAACCTGAATCAGCTCGCTAATCTCAGACAGCGGATTAACATTGGATTTCTCAATATATCCTTGATGAACCCCAACATCCGTCTGATCCACAACGGGTTCAGGAACATTTTTTGAAAGAACGCCAAGTTCAGCAACACGCTGATACCCGGCTGACAGGTCAACGGTAAACAATCCAATATTCGCCACGGTTTGCCCGTTTTGTGAAAGTGCACCATTTTGAGTTGCGGTTGGCTCACCTGCCTGACTATCAAGCTGAATAGGTGCGCCGCCAGCATCCAGAACGGGAAATCCATTAACTGTGGTTAATTCTCCCTCTGTTGTCATAGTAAAACGCCCATCGCGCGTTAACATCGGACCTGCTGGTCCTTCGACCATGAACCACGCATCACCTTTTACCGCAAAATCAAAGGCATTCCCTGTAGATTGCAGACCACCGCTTTCTGTAGAGAGGAAATCATTCCCCTGACTTACAAAAGATGTTTTTACTTTCCCTACGCCGTCTAGAACTTCGCTAAATTTGATCTCAGTTGCACGAAATCCAGTTGTATTCGCATTGGCTATATTGCCTGAAATTGTTGTTAAACGTCGCTCAAGTGCAATTTGCGAAGATAGCGAGACATATAGAGCACTTTGCATTAACGACCACCCAATTTCAGATTATTTATAGACAGCATAAGATCAGATGAAATTCCAAACCCGGCTGATTGACCAAGCAATGCTGCCGATGACGGATCGCCGTAAGAATTATTAACTTCCCAAAGCGCAGTAAAATCTTCCAGAAACTTGGTTAAACCCTCTGGCGTTTTCAGCTCATCGAAATCCAGTTTATCGAGGATAGCATCTGCTTGACGATCAATATTGGCCGCAGCTGATTCAGGTGGAATACTCAAAGCGGTTCGAACTACTTCGCCTAGCGCATTATCACCTAGAAGAGAAAAAGCTATTGACCTATCTGAGGAACTATCTTCCAAAATTTCGGGAAGCTTTCGCTCAAAGTATAAGGCAAGTCTAACCCCTTGATTGTCATTTCCTGCATTCTCTTCAAGGGTTTGCTGTAGATATTTATCAACTGTACCCTGTTGAGCTTTTGTAAAAATAGTTGCATTGCCTTCATGGGTCTTAAAGTCAAAGGCTTCTGCAAATGCTTTATATCGTGGGTCAGTAAATTTATTTGCGAGCGCGTCTTCGTCTTCAGTTCCACCTTCCAAAACCTTACGTATCAAGCCTTTGGCATATGTCATTTCCTCAAGACCATGAGCCTTCATCGCGTAGCTAAACAACCTATCATCAGCCAGAAAGTCTTCAATCGTGTCCACTTTTGAGATATTTTCCAGGTAATATTTCGTTTCTCTTGAGACGACGGGTTCTTCCGAAACTCGTTTAAGAGATGCAGACATATCGCGAGTTATGAGGCGGTAATCAGTTAAGGTCGTCATGTTATATCTCCTGGCCGCTCAGGTGGAACCCACCTAGAACGTTCCTTTAGGCTCGTATAGACAGCATTCTCCAAATTTTCAGTTCCAAAATAGGTAAATTGTCTTGCGCGAAACTGTCCGTTGCACATTCACGATTTTCATATGATTCAGCTTCACACAAGGATCAAAGCGTACGCATGAATGATATTTCAAAGGCGGTAAACAGTATGAATATCATAATCGGCGTAGTGATAACTATCGGCTGTGTCTTAGGCGGCTACATGGCCATGGGTGGCAAATTAGGTGTATTGGTACAGCCATTCGAACTCGTTATTATTGGCGGTGCGGGTATCGGCGGCTTAGTCATGGCTAACCCGACAAAGATAATCAAAGACTGCGGCAAGGCGCTCAAGGAAGCATTTAAGTTCGATGTTCCCACAGCACGTCACTACCTCGATACGCTGGGTTTGCTTTATCAGCTTATGAGAGATCTTCGTACGAAATCTCGGAATGAAATTGAGGCCCATGTTGATAATCCAGAAGAGTCTGAGATATTTATCTCAGCACCCACTGTATTGGCTAACAAGGAACTAACATCCTTTATCTGCGACTATATTCGTTTAATCATTATCGGTAATGCTAGGCCGCACGAAATCGAAGCTCTGATGGATGAAGAAATCAATACTCTTACCCACGACAAAATGCATTCTCAACATTCGCTTGTAACTATGGGTGATGCATTTCCCGCGATTGGGATTGTCGCAGCGGTTTTGGGTATCATTAAAGCGATGGGCGCCATTAATGAACCACCCGATGTCTTGGGTGGGTTGATTGCAGCCGCGCTTGTGGGTACATTTTTAGGGATTTTCTTGTCATATTGCGTTATGCAACCGCTTACACACCAAGTCGAAATTGTACGTACCAAACAACTGCGCCTTTATACCGTTGTTAAACAAACGCTGCT
This genomic interval carries:
- a CDS encoding FliI/YscN family ATPase, coding for MSTTPTLPEIDNALRAFDASNLLRVGGRVTAVSQGSYSVAGLSRDLGLGDFVDLERSGKLYPGEVVHVGPEEVVICPLKTDNPAHIGDKVFRKGGFEIQPDVAWCGRTINSLAEPIDGLGPLKMGSEKVPLSSAAPPSMQRNRVNTPIRTGVKVVDIFTPICQGQRLGIFAGSGVGKSTMLSMFAKTADFDRAVIALVGERGREVREFIEETMGDNLAKSVVVVATSDESPSLRKMAPLTAMATAEYFRDRGENVLLIIDSLTRYAHALREIGVASGEPPVARGYPASVFTAMPQLLERAGPGGKDAGAITAIVSILIDGDNHNDPIADNARGILDGHLVLDRSLADAGRYPPVDPMASISRLARKVWSSDEEVLANRIKALIHKYEETQDLRLIGGYRPGTDPDLDMAVVQVPIVYENLKQTPSDPSCQDAFGELASAMKAAAFANEPAEGSPAIGQGTGMR
- the flgF gene encoding flagellar basal-body rod protein FlgF → MQSALYVSLSSQIALERRLTTISGNIANANTTGFRATEIKFSEVLDGVGKVKTSFVSQGNDFLSTESGGLQSTGNAFDFAVKGDAWFMVEGPAGPMLTRDGRFTMTTEGELTTVNGFPVLDAGGAPIQLDSQAGEPTATQNGALSQNGQTVANIGLFTVDLSAGYQRVAELGVLSKNVPEPVVDQTDVGVHQGYIEKSNVNPLSEISELIQVTRAFENSTSMMRDTDKTFKEAIRTLGGGR
- a CDS encoding DUF1217 domain-containing protein: MTTLTDYRLITRDMSASLKRVSEEPVVSRETKYYLENISKVDTIEDFLADDRLFSYAMKAHGLEEMTYAKGLIRKVLEGGTEDEDALANKFTDPRYKAFAEAFDFKTHEGNATIFTKAQQGTVDKYLQQTLEENAGNDNQGVRLALYFERKLPEILEDSSSDRSIAFSLLGDNALGEVVRTALSIPPESAAANIDRQADAILDKLDFDELKTPEGLTKFLEDFTALWEVNNSYGDPSSAALLGQSAGFGISSDLMLSINNLKLGGR
- the motA gene encoding flagellar motor stator protein MotA — translated: MNIIIGVVITIGCVLGGYMAMGGKLGVLVQPFELVIIGGAGIGGLVMANPTKIIKDCGKALKEAFKFDVPTARHYLDTLGLLYQLMRDLRTKSRNEIEAHVDNPEESEIFISAPTVLANKELTSFICDYIRLIIIGNARPHEIEALMDEEINTLTHDKMHSQHSLVTMGDAFPAIGIVAAVLGIIKAMGAINEPPDVLGGLIAAALVGTFLGIFLSYCVMQPLTHQVEIVRTKQLRLYTVVKQTLLAYMNGSVPQVALEHGRKTISSYERPTIDDVEQEMMNPGGGGGE